Proteins from one Camelina sativa cultivar DH55 chromosome 8, Cs, whole genome shotgun sequence genomic window:
- the LOC104705827 gene encoding alpha-latroinsectotoxin-Lt1a-like isoform X3, with product MDRRSSLEAAAKSGNIDLLYELIHEDPSVLDKMDDVAFVNTPLHVAAVAGKTEFAMEVINLKPSFARKLNADGLTPLHLAVDHGHFSLVLEIVKADPSLVRVKGRHGM from the coding sequence TCATCATTAGAAGCTGCTGCTAAATCTGGAAACATCGATCTACTATACGAACTGATCCATGAAGATCCATCTGTTCTCGATAAAATGGACGACGTGGCCTTCGTCAATACTCCTCTCCACGTGGCAGCCGTCGCCGGAAAAACAGAGTTTGCCATGGAAGTTATCAACTTGAAACCGTCTTTTGCTCGGAAACTTAACGCCGACGGACTTACGCCATTACACCTAGCCGTCGATCACGGTCATTTCTCGTTAGTACTTGAAATAGTTAAGGCTGATCCAAGCCTTGTTCGTGTTAAAGGGAGACATG